The window CCCTGCCTGAAGGTGGAAGAAGAAGAAATACCGCGGTCGTTGCCGATAACCTTTCCGGCTTCGGGGCTATTTACCAGGAAGTTGACAAATTTTACCGCAGCTTCGAGATTCTTTGATGCGCTATTGATGGTATAAACCTGGCTTAGCTGGGGCCAGAGGGCCTTGGTAGCAGCAGCGCCGGGAAGTTCAATGATCTCCAAAACGTCAGTGGTGGCAGACTGGTAATTCCCAAACTGATTTGAAACAATGAAGCCGATGGCTACCTTGCCGGCGATAAGGGACGATGAATCGACGTTGGTTTCGGCATAACCGGCAGAAATATCCGCTGGGGGAACAAAGCCGTTATCCCGGTAGTCCTTGAACAGGTCAAGGAATTTCTTAGCCTCAGCTACGGTTACCTTGGTGGTTCCCGATACATCATCATAAATGGGAGTGCCATTCCAGCGGAGCCAGTAGCCAAAACCAGTGGAACCTGAGGCGGTTGAACCAAAATCTTCAAGGGGATACACTCCTGCGGGGAGTCTGGGTTTGATGGATGCAAGGTAGGCACGGAATTCTTCCCAAGTCATGGTTACTTTGGGCAGGGCTACGCCAGCTTTTTCCAACAGTGTCTTGTTGTAGATCAGCGCTGGAATGGTAGCGCCTGTGGATACTGCATAGAGGTGGCCAATAGTCCCGGCAGCAATGGCGCCGGTATCGATAGTGGAAACATCAAGAAGCCCCCCCTTGTAGGGATCCAGATTGAGGGGTACACCCTTGGCGATGTAATCGGGGTAGTTGCCGCCCATCTGGATAATGTCGGGACCATTCCCGCCGGCCAACTGGGTATCAACCTTGTTGAAGTGATCCCCTGTACCGCCTGATACTTCGATATTCACCACAATGCCGGGATTGGCAGCCTGGAAGGCGTCAATGGCGGCCTGGCTCGCCTTAACCCTGGCTTCGCTGCCCCAGAATGCCCAGCGAAGGACAATATTGCTGGGACTACTTCCGGTAGCGGCGCCGAAACCGCTGCTGCTTTGGCCGCCGCCGCCCGCAAAGACCATAGCAGCGCTCATCATTATAACAAGCATTACTAATACAATTTTCTTCATCTTGATACCTCCAAAAATTTATGGGATAAACTATCCCTTGATACCTGTAGTGGAAATCCCCTGAACAAAATATTTTTGCAGAGAAAAGAACAGAATAAAGCAGGGTACTATTGAAAGTACCGCCATGGCAAACATGGAACCCCAGGACGACATACCTGAAGAATCTATAAAAAGCCGCAGCCCCATGGGAACCGTATAGCCTTGAGGCGAGTTAAGGTACAGGAGCTGGTTGAAGAAATCGTCCCAGGTCCAGAGAAAGGTAAATAGCACCGTAGTGATAAGAGCCGGCACAGTAAGGGGCAGGATTATTTTAAGGTAGATGCCAAATTTGCCGCAGCCGTCAATGATGGCCGATTCGTCAAGGTCTTTGGGAAGGCTGCGTATAAACTGCACCAGAAGGAATACAAAGAAGGCATCAGTTGCAAAGAGTTTAGGAACTATCAGGGGCAGATAGGTATCGATCCAGCCGAATGTCCTGAAAATGATATACCGGGGAATGGTGGTAACATGCCCAGGCAGCATGAGGGTCAGCATCATAACGCCAAACCAGAAATTCCTCCCCTTAAAGCGTAGTCTGCCAAAGGCATAAGCCGTAAGGGAACAGAAAATAGCATTAAAAATCACGCAGAGGACACAGATGAAAAAAGAGTTTTTGAAAAAGGTGCCAAAACCAACAATACCTATGCCCTGCCATCCATTGACATAGTTCTGTAAGGTCACTGCCTTGGGGATGAGGCTCGGATCGCTAAAGATCGTATTCCCGGCCTTAAAGGAAGCGGCAATGAGCCAGATAACAGGGTAGAGCATCCCCACCCCGAGGATAATGATAATGAGGTTTGAAATGCCAGAAATGACAAGTTGCCTGGGTCCATTTTTCATTCTCCGCTCCCGTAACTTACCAGGGACCCTGACAGTTTGAAGGTCAGAACCGTGAGCCCGGCGATGAGAAGGAGGAGTACCCAAGCCATAGCAGAGGCATACCCCATCTCGTAGAAGGCAAAGCCTTTAAGGTAGAGGTAGAGGCTATAGAACATGGTTGAATCCAAAGGCCCTCCCTGGCCGCCCGAAACAATGAATGCTTGGGTAAAGGACTGGAAGGCGCTGATCATCTGCATTACAAGGTTAAAAAAGATGATGGGCGAGAGGCTCGGCAGGGTGATGGCAATAAACTGCTTCACTCTGCCAGCCCCGTCTACACTGGCAGCTTCATAATATTCCTGTGGTATTTGCTTAAGGCCCGCCAGGAAGATGATCATGGGGGACCCGAACTGCCACACTGCAAGAAGTATCAGGGTATAGAGAGAATACTTGGGGTTCGATATCCAGGCCGGGGGATCAACGCTGAAGACAGCCCTCAAAATAGCGTTGATGACCCCGTCTGCCGCAAAGAGGCGACGCCAAAGCACCGCAATGGCCACCGACCCCCCCAGGAGGGTGGGTATATAATAAATGGTTCTATAAAAGGGAATGAGCTTCAGCTTTTGGTTCATCAGCATAGCTATCGCCAGGGCAAAGACAAGCTTTAGGGGAACAGAAATAAACACAAAGCGGAGTGTCACAAAAAGGGAATTGAGGAACCGCGTATCCCTAGGGAACTCATCGTTCCCAACAAACATAATAAAAAAGTTCTGCAGCCCTATCATCTTAGGGGGCTGAAGGAGGTTGTACTGGGTAAAGGACAGGTACAGGGAATAGATCATGGGATAGAGGGTTAACACAAAAAAACCTAAGAGCCACGGAACAAGAAAAACATAGGACGAAAGGTTTTCGAGGATAATTTTGTTCAAAGGCTTGCTATTCATGTACATTCTCCCATTCCAGTATATATTTAATTAAAAAAACCTGCCAATCAAATATTGCGGTTTTCTAATCAGGTATTGCGCTTTTATTGTTCATATGGAAGAAGCGAGATTTTCCCGTTCCGGTAGACTGAGGGGCTTGCTCCGATATTGGCCTTAAAGAGCCGGTTAAAGGTGGCTATGCTCTGGAAACCGCAGATATAGGCAATATCCGTAACCGGCTTATCCGATTCCACAAGTTGTTTTTCCGCCTGACGCAGCCTGATGCGGGTAAGATGGCTGCGGAAACCCTGGCCGGTCTGCTCTTTCAAAAAACGGGACAAGTGGTATTTGCTTAAACCTATGCCTTGGGCTGCGTTCTCCAGGGTAAAATCGGGGTTATCATAATTATCAAGCATAAGCGAAAAAATCCGCTCAAGATGTTGGGTATTGTTTTTTTTATTAGCGATTCTTCCCTGGTCAGGCTGCTCGGCGGATATTTCCCGCAGAAAGATCACTGCTATCTCATAAAGTTTTGATTTTATCACCAGCCTGTAACCGGGTTTTTTTTGCTGATATTCCTCAAAAATCGCCATGAGAAGACCTTCCAGGCGGACATGGATGACGCTGTCCTTTGAGGGGGTAATGAGGGAGCGGCGGCTGAAAACCGGCCCCTGAAAATTCCGATCCTGAATTTCGAGGAGGGTTTCATCAAAAATTTCGAGACCGAACTGAAAGATCCTTACATAGGATCTTGGACTGGGGTCGAAAAAGCCATGGATGAGGCCTGTGTTTACTGTGATGATGTCTCCCTGGCTTCCTTCCCACTGCTGCCCGTTGATATAAACCTTGAGGGTCCCTTTTAATATATAAAGAATTTCTACACGCTCATGCCAATGGAGGGGAAACCAAAAAGGAGCTTTATAACTATCCCAAGTCAAAAAAGGGAAAGAGCGATCCAGCGGGGCATTTTCGTAAAAGGGCTTCTCATTCACCAGGAATCTCCTCTATTATTCTATATGATATATGTCAAATTGAAAAGGAGAATAATGTGGATATTGCCCCAATAAAGACCTCGGTAGAATTCAATACTTCGGACCCTTTTCTCATGAAACTCTATGATGCGGCCGATACCATGCTCAAACGCAATATCAAAAATTTTGCCGGACGACCTGTTCTTATCGAAGGAGGAGGCTATAATTCCATCTGGATAGAAACCCAGCCCATGGGGGGTGAGATGTATGCAAAGCGCTGCATGGAGGCTGCCATAAACAATGTACTCCTCTTTATGGAGTATCAGCATGAAAACGGCCGCTACCCTTACCGACTGAGCGTGGTTGACGGGGCCCTTGAGCCTGCTTATTTCCAATTTCAGGGATTCTGTTTTCCCCATCATGCCCTCAATCTTTATTACTGGAGCAAAAAAAAGAGCCCCCTCTATCTTGAAAAACTCTATAAGTCCCTGGAAGCCTACGACACCTACCTCTGGAAATACCGAGATTCTGATGGCGATGGCTGCCTTGAAATATGGTGCCCCCTGGATACAGGGGAAGATTTTTCCAACCGTTTTGCAGGGGCCACCGAGGCCCACTGGAATTGGCCCGGTGAAACAGCACCCAAAAACGATCCTGTCTTCCCCATAGAGTCTATGGATGTAATGGCCTATTCCCACGACGCCCGATCGGCGCTGGCAAAAATTTCTGCCATCCTCAATAACGGCAGGGAAAAGGAGTGGCTCGAAAAAGCTAAAAAAATCCGGGAAAAAATACATTCCTATCTCTGGGACGATAGCCGTGGCGCCTGCTACGACCGGGGCAGGGATAACGCTTTTATGCCCGCCCTTCAGCATAACAACTTGCGAGTCATGTATCACGAAGCTTTTTCAGAAAACATGGCCCAGCGTTTTGTAAAAGAGCATCTCCTCAACCCCGAAGAATTCTTTACCCCCATGCCCCTGCCTTCAATAGCAGTCAATAATCCGGTCTTCAGGAATATCAGCGAGAATAACTGGAGCGGCCAGTGCGAGGGGCTTACCTATCAGCGGGCAATCAGGGCCCTGGAGAATTACGATTTCTATTCGGAACTTACACGTATCGGGAACAAGCTCCTCGACTGTGTAGGGAAGCGGAACACCTTCCCCCAGCAGTTTGATCCCTTTACAGGAGAATTTTCCGAAGCCGACAAGCGGACCACCTACGGCCCTACAGCCTTGAGTGTCCTTGAATATATCTCCCGCTTTTACGGCGTCCATGTGCAGTTTGATGAAATCTGGTGGGGCGCCCTTGGCCGCGGCGAACACGAACTCTCCTATACCCAACATTGGGGCGGGGATTCCTATACCGTAGAAACAAAAGGGGGCAAAATATCGGGCAGCTTTAACGGGAATGAGATTTTCCTCCTCCCCCGGGGGCTCCGGGCAGCAAGCGATTGGCAGGGCCGGGTAAAACGCCTCATCAACGCCTCAGAAAAAGCTTTGGAGGCGGAGTTTGTCATTAATGGGGAAAAGGGAACTGTTCTGCTTAAACCCAACGAGATTTTTTTCAGGAAATAATATCCTTGCCGGGCTTCACCATGCCATCTTCATCGATCATTTCGATGAAGATGGGCCGTTCATTGGGGGTCTTGTTGGGAGTGTGCACCGTCAGATAGAGTTTACCTTCAACCGAATGGAAGAGCATGCCATGGCCCCCGTCGGCGGAATAAAGGGGATCTTTTAATTGCTTCCAGGGGCCTGTAACAAGGCCGCTCTCGGATTTTGCCAGCCCTATGCGATAGGCCCCGTCCGGGCCGAAGGATGACCAGAGCATAAGGAGGGCGCCGTTTTTGGCAGTGTAAAGGTTGGGGCCATCGGTAACATAGTTCCCCGGAAGGCGGTTTCGAGCCGGGTCCGGCTTGAGCGGGCTTGCCCAGGGCGCCTCACTGGCCCTGAACAGCAGCTCCGGCTTTCCCGCAGCCGACTTCAAGTCTTCTGTCAGAGGGAGGAGGCATATCTCGCCATCTGCTACCTGCTGCCATTCGTGGCAGAAGATCATCCAGGGCCGGCCCTCGGCGTCAAGGTAGAGTGTGCCGTCAAGGCATTCCCATTCAGCAGGAGTCACGGGCCCTGACGATCCTGAGGCATTCAGGCTCCATGGATTATAAGGGCCGGTGACACCCCCCTCACTTTTGAGGATTGCCGTACCGCGCCTGCCCTCTTTGGGTTTAAAAGTGGCAAACATATACCAGGAACCGTTATAGCGGTGCACTTCGGGAGCCCAGAAATTCGTTTCTGACCAAAAATCTTCGGGCGGACGGAAGACAGGGAAAGGCCCCTCAAATTCGGAAAGCCCTCCCCTGCTTATATACCCATCAAAACCGGTTCCCCGACTTTTCCAGATGTCTTTGTCTGTGGAGCCAAAGAGATAGTAGACCTCATCTTCCGGAACAACAAAGGGGTCCCGGATTTGTATATCCGAAATATGCATTCCCCCTCCTTTTAACTTTTGAGGGTTTTAGCGCACATTTCATCAAAGAGGGCCCGGCTATCCTTAAGGGGTAAAAGCTGCACTGCCAAGTCATGAGAAAACACCCGGAAGGCCTTTTCCCTATCATCTTCAAAAACGGCTTCTATAATACCTTCCTGGGCCAAGACATGGGGCATAACCAGGGCACGAATGTCGGCAGGCAATCCCTGGCTGACAAGGGGCTGAATGTTATTCTGCGAGAATGAAGCATTGGTTTCCACCACCACCTGGGAGGGCAAATCGGGCATCTGGCCATAGTTTGGCGTATTCACGTTGGTCACCATATTACCCAATCCAAGGAGGGCTTTCAATATCTTGAGGCCCTCTTCACCCGATTCAACAGCGGCCATAGTCTGCGTACCATCACGATAAGCCTTTGCCATTTTGATGAGCTTTTCACGGTTCGCAATGCGCCAGGACACTGGCGTAAGGGTAAAACCCCAACTTTCCGCCTGGGTTGCATTTGCCATATACCAGGAATGGGGGCAGAATTCCGCTAAATGCCGATCCCCGGCGGCGGCAATTAAGCCGTAACGGCGGAACAAGTCCATTTTAACGCGCTCGACAGAGGAAAATAGCCTGAGCCGCACCGTTTCGTCGGGATCAATCGCACCGGAACCACCAGCCGCAAAAGTAGTGGCAGCCTTGGCGCCTTTAAAGCCCGATTCAGCATATTTATCCACAAATTTTTTGTAATAAGGGAATATATCAATATTTTTCCATGAGGCTTTATCAATCCAGGTAAAATGATTGATGCCCAAAACACGGGTGGTAATGTCTTCGCGTTTAATGCTGCCTACAGGGGCCGCTCCAGCTTCTTCCAGTACCGCACCCAGGAGCTTTTGGGTGTTAAATACTTCGTGGCAACAGCCAAAGGCCTTAATCCCAGAAAACTCCCTGTAAAGCGTCCGGGTGCAGATAGTCATGGGATTGGTGTAATTAATGACCCAGGCATCGGGGGCGTATTTTTTTACTGAACGGGCAATCTCCCGGAACTGCGGTATGGTCCGCAGGGCGCGGATAATGCCCCCTACCCCGGCAGTATCGCCAACTGATTGGTAGATACCATACTTTTCACTTGCATGGACATCTACAGCCATTTCTTCAAAATCGCCGGGAAGGATCGAAACAAACACAAAGTCGCTCCCTGAAAGGGAATCTTCCAGGGAAGGATTGGCATGAAATTTCCACAACCCCCCATTGTGCTTCGCCATTAGGGCATTGCCGATTATCTCATTTGTCCTGGCATCTTCAGGTTTTATATCGTAAAGTTCAATGGTTCCGGCAATTTCTTTTTCAAATGCCAGATCTTGCATTAAGACCCAGGCCCAGTTGCGGGAACCTCCGCCAATATAACAAATTTTCAGGTGGTCGATATTCATACTGTCCTTTATAACTTATCCTGGTATTTTTTCCAAGTGAGCAATCCATAGCGTCAAAAAAACCGGCGCCGACCCTCATTTCTGGAACCGGCGCCGTAGTTGCTGCCCGGGCGTTAAGAGCTATCCTACGCCCGGACAATGTAACTTCGTAAACAAAATCTTTACATTAGGGTTTAGAAATAGTATCAACCCTAAGTTCCAGGTTGCCTCCAACGAAGGCTGCTGTTACAGTGTTGGCCTGCAAATTGATAATAGCGCCTTTCGTATCATCGTTGACGATAGTCGCTTCGCTCAGCTTGGAAGCCAATGCATCGGCGACACTGTCATAGAAACCCGGTGCCCGATTAAGCAAATATCCTGCTGCCGGCGATACAGTGATGGTTAGCCTGGGATTGGCAAATCCGCTTGTTACCGTACCAATTTCAGCAAATTCACTCAAGGCGGTAATAACATCTCCCGTTATTGTAGTACCGAAATACGGGCTAATTGACATGTATATATCACCGCTTGCAGCACCGCCTATAGCGTTTTCAAGAACCGATGTTCCAAGAAGACGTCCAAGAGGAATGGTAACAACAAGATCCATACCAGTAGGCATTGAAACAACCGAAGTACCAATTATCGTATAATTTTCATCAATAGCATTTATTACAGTCGCACCAATTTTACTGTCTACGGTAGTACCAACTGCGCTATAGATACCTGGCGTCGGATTGAACGAATACCCTCCAGCAGGCACAATAGTAATTACTATCGAATGATCACCGTATGCGGTAGTAACGATTTCTGTTGCATTGGCAATACCAGCCAGGAGGTCTATAACATCACCAGTAACACTGGCTGCATTTACAACCTCCGCTCCGGAAGCGGCGCTGCCCAATGCGGCTATAATAGTATTGGCATCGACATAACTTTGCCTTAATTGTACGGTAAATACGAGCTTCCCACCGGCAACTTCAATAATTATCGGGGTCATAACCGTTTGATAAGTACTGTCGACCTGATTAACAACAGCCGTACCCAACTTACTGGTTACTTCGGTATTGACAGTGGCATAGGCACTTACAACCGATGAACCCGAAGTAACCAAATTAGGATTAAATATATAACCGGCCTCAGGTTCCACAGAGATAGTGAATGAGTGCCTGGTAGAATTATACACAGCAGAAACACCTGCTGTTGCACCAGAAATATTTGACAAACCAACTATAATTCCACTGGTAACACTGGTTGCATCTGCAATGGTTGCCCCGCTAGCATTTCCAACACTGTTTAATGCAGTAACAATAAGATGGGGCTGGACGTAATTTATCAGCGAAACAGTAAAGACAAGGTTACCACCCGAAACCGCATAGCTTATATCCGTAAAAACTACATAGGCAGGATCAGTACCGTTCGTGATGAATGTAGTCCCAGCGGTAAATTTCGTCCTTAAAGCAGTAACTACTGTATTGTAGAAACCTTCTGTTGTACTAAAGAAGACCCCAACCGCAGGTGTTACCGTTATGTTAACCGAATGGCTGGCGGAATTGTATGTTGCATCTGCCGCTTTTGTCGAATTTGCAATAGCCCCCAAAGCATTAATAACAGCACTTGTTACAACACCGCCATCGCTAATACCAAGGCTGCCATTAACATCAGCAGGCGAAATTGCGCCTGAAACGGCCGCCGCTGTTATCGGCGCCTGTGCGAGTTTGATGGACACAATTACATTGGAACCGTTAACAACACCTGATATTGAGTCCTCAACAGTATAGCCTGCATCTATATCATTGGTTATGGTTAACGCGGCGGCTATTGCAGACGCAATACCCTCAGCACCACCCTTAGATACACCTGCGGCAGAAACTGTTATCGCCAGTGTTTTGGAAGCAGTAGTATATACCGCAGCATAGCCAAAGACTTCTGTCAGCGAAGCATCAATAGTCAAGGCGGTTGGAGAGACAATCGCTACTTTTGCAGCGTCCGCAACAGCATCTTTTGCAAGGGTGATCTTTACAACAAGCCTCCCTGCATCAGGAAATTCGGTTATCGTGGCAGTAACAGTGTCAAAATAGGCATAGCCATCGGTGGTAGTATCAGCATGATTGCTTGCAAATGAACCGCTAAGCTTGCTTTGAATTGCTACCGCGATTTTATCCCCTTCATCTTGTGTAAAAGTCACTGGATCGAAGGTTGTAGGATTATTACCAGCCAATGTATAGGTAATATATGGCGGTACCAGGGTTTCCCCATCCCCAGTCTTGGCTACATAGGCTAAGACTTGGGTAATATTGATTCCTTGAACCAATGTATTGGCGCCTGCAACACTGGTAAGCCGGGGAGCGGTAAAGGTACTGGTCCTTCCAATAGTAATGGGGGCGCTGTTAAAATGACTTAGTAAAGCGGCAGTAACTGCCGTCGGGTCACTGGTAGTGCCATTATCATCACTGGAGGAACTGCATCCTGCCACAAATAAAGCCAATGCCACCAAAATGCCGGCAAAGGCTAATACTTTTACAAATTTCTTCATTAGTTTTCTCCTCATAAAAGATAAATCCGACTCCCCTAAAGGAATCGGACGCCAATAACCTACAGCAAATTAGTGCAAATAGAACTCGCGGGGTTGCAGCATAGCGCCGACGTAGACTACCAGACGCTGGTGTTTCCCTGCGCCTGCTTTATAGTAATACAATTCAAAACCTTTCCGGTTGGTTGTATCAGTAAGAACCCAAACTGCCGGTTCAACCTTGTCTCCGGACAAGTCGCTGGCGGTTTCATAGCTATGAGTGCCTGCCAGGCCGGCGGGTTTTATCTGGCCCCAATACCTTCCGGTTAAGGTAACTGAATTACCCGACTCAAACAGAATTTCGGACTCGGGCAGTATATCATCGACCCACCTGGTCCCCGCAAAGGAAGCAACCGGGTTGTCATTATAACTTAATCCACTATCGCCGCCGTCCGAGGAGTCACTACAGGCCGTAAATCCAACAATTACGAAGGCGGCCAACATAACACCCAGGATCAAAAATAATTTATTTGACTTCATTTTAAGCTCCTCTTATTTAGGGTAATAAGGTCCAGCCCAGGACCAGGGCATCATCACTTTAATGCCGCCATAATGCCGATTATAGGAATTGGAACCACCGGGAACCAATACGTCAGTATAGAACGGGTCGGTATTCAAGTGAGACGCAAAGCTTACATTCATGGGCTTGTCATAGAAATACCAGGCCATATACTGGGCTTCACGTTCCGGTTGTATAGGATCAGTTCCATGCCCTCCGGTTGCCCGGTAGTTGAACTTAATCAGGTCTTCCGCGGATGCGGTTCTTCCTGCGGGGGTTATATTTCCAACAATGTCAGGTCCAACTTTCCCAGTAACGCCCAAGTCGATAAGGCGGCGGTACACGATACGGGCTGCCTGCATACTGATAGCATCCCCTTCGGAGCCATCGTTGTAGTCATTAAAAGTATTCCGCTCGATAATCGCCCTGGGATACAAAGACGCCACCAATTCATGATTGTCAAAAGGCAGCCGATCGGCATAACCATGGGAAATATCACCATTGATATCTATACCGCGAAGAGGCACATACCACTTATAGTGATACAGGAAACGGCGGAACACTTCATTGGCACGGCCGGGATTGTGAAGGACATTGTCCCCTATCAGCTCGGCGCCGCCAGAAGGATAACCGCTCAAGCTTCCCCAACTGTACTCATTGCCTGCCGCATTATATCGCCATGCCTGGGGCCCGGTAGCACCTGCTGCTCCCGGAATAGCAAGATTGATACGATCATCAAAGACAGCAGCCACAAAGGCGTATTTACCATTAATTGAAAAACCGTCGGTCACCAGCTTCTTATAATCGATAACATCCTTCATCTTCTTACCGATGGGTACTGTGGTACCAACGACTATACGCGCCTTTGCATCGCCTGCAAGTTCGGTTCTTTCTTCATAGACACCATTGCCTACGATCCGCTGGACACGATTAAAAATGACCGGATTACCACCTGCAGCAGGAGGCACCGCGCCGGTATCCAGGAAGAGCATCTGAATTCCGCCTGTCCCCAACTGGTCCGTAGGAGTTTCTGGCCTGTTCAATTGTCCAACAGTCCACCAGGTAACACCATCGGTGGACAAACGATCGCCCAAACGATAATTATCACTGGCAACAATATTGGAAATGGTTATATCCCTTTCCACGAGATCTATTTCTGCCGCGTCGTACAGGGCATCGACTGCACGGGAAGCGCCCCATGCCGCAGCCATCTCATTGCTAATCTCATAACGCTGGCCCCTTTCATAAGGAAAGAAAGAACGGAAGGTGCCCCCACGGGGACCCCATGCCCCAGCATTGCCACGAGCATCAGTTGTAACCGCAGTCGAAACCTGGACAATTGCAATACCCCGCTGCAAATACGACGCCGTACTTCCGGCAAAGGATACCACTACCGGCACAGCACCGGTAACGCCATTGGCTTGTTTTTGGGCTTCGGAAGGGAAAGAGAAGGTATACGCATTTGTCCTGGTTCCAGGCAGTGCTGTCACCCCTGAAATCGTTGTATCGGATGTTCCATCCCAACTTGCATGTTCGGTACCAGTATAAGTATAAGAAGCGGTAAGGCTATAAGCACCGGGTCTATTCTCAACCTTGCTGGGAAGTCCACCAACTATCCACCAACCAGGATGCTCCCAGTGGGCGGGTACGCTCGGGGTAGACTGAATTATTACCGAGTGGGATGCGGGTTCATCCGGAATCGGTCCGTATTCGTAGAGGGCAGCCAGGGCTTTAATTTCCCGTGCCCGCAGTTTCCAATCATTTGAATTGCTTACTAATGTTCCCTTCCTGTCGGTTAATCCGGGAATGGTTTCATTAGGAGTGATAGCACCATTAGTCTTAAACTTTAACGGATCAGAGAGCGTGTTTAGGCGATCCACTTCTTCGCCCTGAGCAGTTACGCCAAGAAGATCATCAGCCCATACCAAACTTACTATGGCAGCCTCAATCTGCTGCCCTGCCGCAATAACCTCTGCCTGAGGTACTGACGGTTCTACATGAGGACGACCCCAAGTGTCAAATTTAGTCAGGAGATCCTTTCCCTTAGCGATAGAGGTCTGCAAAGCAACCCAGGTGGCAGGAGTCCATGAATTTTCTACTGAATCGGGAAGATTGATCAGATATTCAGAACCCAAAGGAGGCCACCAGGCATCCCCCTTTGCCCAGCGGATGGGATTAGTAAGCATCCAGTCGCTAAACGCAAAGTCGTCGTTATTGGCAGCAGTATGACCGGTTAGCACGACAGTGCCCCAGTCTAGAGTTCCTTCCCTGTTATTAAAACGATACCCGTTGATCTCATGGCTCCAGAAAGTGACCGCCGTACGATTCTGGTTATTGCTGGGAGAATCCTGGATAAACACATCAAACCCAAAGTCCATGCCGTTCTTGGGATCAACACCGGCCCAAATCTCGATGGCCAGCCACGCGGTGTAGCCGTGAGCGTTTTCATAGGCGCCCCAATCTTTTATACGATCGGTAAATTCACGGGCTTCGGGTTGGCCAAAGGGATCGGCCCACGTCTCATCGCCGTTGCCAGTATCAGTGCCGGCATCATTCATCCGTCCACTGGCCAGTTTTCCACTGCGGCTGACTTTAACGAAGCCGTCGTCCAGGGACCACTTGTCGTATTTATCGTCCATAAAGTCAATGTTAAACCCAACCGCATCAAATTGGTTCCAAACACCCTGCCCCGGACTTGCCAGACGATTAAGATTTCCATCAAGAGCCGACGAATTGGAAGGCGTACTATCTGTAACATCCACAGCAAGATATAAGGTATACCCATCCCATACAGATTGCAAAACCCCTGCCGTGCTATAACCAACAGGCGCTGCCGTGCCGGAAGTACTCATAAAATGATTAATCGCCGCTGTTGGCGCATCATTCCATGCGGCGGGGTTTAGTGTACCGCTGGTAATTACCGGTACAGTACTGGGAACA is drawn from Leadbettera azotonutricia ZAS-9 and contains these coding sequences:
- a CDS encoding ABC transporter substrate-binding protein; translated protein: MKKIVLVMLVIMMSAAMVFAGGGGQSSSGFGAATGSSPSNIVLRWAFWGSEARVKASQAAIDAFQAANPGIVVNIEVSGGTGDHFNKVDTQLAGGNGPDIIQMGGNYPDYIAKGVPLNLDPYKGGLLDVSTIDTGAIAAGTIGHLYAVSTGATIPALIYNKTLLEKAGVALPKVTMTWEEFRAYLASIKPRLPAGVYPLEDFGSTASGSTGFGYWLRWNGTPIYDDVSGTTKVTVAEAKKFLDLFKDYRDNGFVPPADISAGYAETNVDSSSLIAGKVAIGFIVSNQFGNYQSATTDVLEIIELPGAAATKALWPQLSQVYTINSASKNLEAAVKFVNFLVNSPEAGKVIGNDRGISSSSTFRQGASAVASDTDKKVFAYHDVAGSHTSPETPHLPNDTELNSTLNLIYQRVAFGQATTAAGAQELYALLVRLAKK
- a CDS encoding carbohydrate ABC transporter permease; protein product: MKNGPRQLVISGISNLIIIILGVGMLYPVIWLIAASFKAGNTIFSDPSLIPKAVTLQNYVNGWQGIGIVGFGTFFKNSFFICVLCVIFNAIFCSLTAYAFGRLRFKGRNFWFGVMMLTLMLPGHVTTIPRYIIFRTFGWIDTYLPLIVPKLFATDAFFVFLLVQFIRSLPKDLDESAIIDGCGKFGIYLKIILPLTVPALITTVLFTFLWTWDDFFNQLLYLNSPQGYTVPMGLRLFIDSSGMSSWGSMFAMAVLSIVPCFILFFSLQKYFVQGISTTGIKG
- a CDS encoding carbohydrate ABC transporter permease, which produces MNSKPLNKIILENLSSYVFLVPWLLGFFVLTLYPMIYSLYLSFTQYNLLQPPKMIGLQNFFIMFVGNDEFPRDTRFLNSLFVTLRFVFISVPLKLVFALAIAMLMNQKLKLIPFYRTIYYIPTLLGGSVAIAVLWRRLFAADGVINAILRAVFSVDPPAWISNPKYSLYTLILLAVWQFGSPMIIFLAGLKQIPQEYYEAASVDGAGRVKQFIAITLPSLSPIIFFNLVMQMISAFQSFTQAFIVSGGQGGPLDSTMFYSLYLYLKGFAFYEMGYASAMAWVLLLLIAGLTVLTFKLSGSLVSYGSGE
- a CDS encoding AraC family transcriptional regulator, giving the protein MNEKPFYENAPLDRSFPFLTWDSYKAPFWFPLHWHERVEILYILKGTLKVYINGQQWEGSQGDIITVNTGLIHGFFDPSPRSYVRIFQFGLEIFDETLLEIQDRNFQGPVFSRRSLITPSKDSVIHVRLEGLLMAIFEEYQQKKPGYRLVIKSKLYEIAVIFLREISAEQPDQGRIANKKNNTQHLERIFSLMLDNYDNPDFTLENAAQGIGLSKYHLSRFLKEQTGQGFRSHLTRIRLRQAEKQLVESDKPVTDIAYICGFQSIATFNRLFKANIGASPSVYRNGKISLLPYEQ
- a CDS encoding MGH1-like glycoside hydrolase domain-containing protein — its product is MDIAPIKTSVEFNTSDPFLMKLYDAADTMLKRNIKNFAGRPVLIEGGGYNSIWIETQPMGGEMYAKRCMEAAINNVLLFMEYQHENGRYPYRLSVVDGALEPAYFQFQGFCFPHHALNLYYWSKKKSPLYLEKLYKSLEAYDTYLWKYRDSDGDGCLEIWCPLDTGEDFSNRFAGATEAHWNWPGETAPKNDPVFPIESMDVMAYSHDARSALAKISAILNNGREKEWLEKAKKIREKIHSYLWDDSRGACYDRGRDNAFMPALQHNNLRVMYHEAFSENMAQRFVKEHLLNPEEFFTPMPLPSIAVNNPVFRNISENNWSGQCEGLTYQRAIRALENYDFYSELTRIGNKLLDCVGKRNTFPQQFDPFTGEFSEADKRTTYGPTALSVLEYISRFYGVHVQFDEIWWGALGRGEHELSYTQHWGGDSYTVETKGGKISGSFNGNEIFLLPRGLRAASDWQGRVKRLINASEKALEAEFVINGEKGTVLLKPNEIFFRK